One window from the genome of Maridesulfovibrio ferrireducens encodes:
- a CDS encoding UDP-N-acetylmuramoyl-L-alanyl-D-glutamate--2,6-diaminopimelate ligase, which produces MSDIIMDIAKWNRLLDKVKEGLMVRADSRKVQDGDVFVAISGPLCDGADFVKQAIKNGAAYIVCASQIDTESAELILHSDPRKALVDLAKAYFKTDSSTVKIVGITGTNGKTTTSYLIEQMLTSAGMKVGVIGTVSYRWPGFEMDAPLTTPGCWQLHEMLAQMNEANVDVMVMEVSSHALDQERVAGLNFDAAILTNVTQDHLDYHGDMESYFEAKSLLFSHYPMTDKRGIINFDDPYGKRLLESYSPSIGFGLGSPEELSGNNLCGEMISCTGKGMVLKMTFGTDTWEIETDFIGKHNGSNLLAAQAVGLHLGLTPEQLKATSFHGVPGRLERVRNDHGFDIFVDYAHTPDALKNVLSTLKDLNFKRIITVFGCGGDRDKTKRPLMAEAACKYSDVAVLTSDNPRTEDPLEIIKDVRPGMNGCPMTIEEPDRAVAIRKAVKEMTAEDVLLIAGKGHETYQIIGTEKRDFSDVQEVTLAIKEIYG; this is translated from the coding sequence ATGTCAGACATTATTATGGACATAGCAAAATGGAACAGACTCCTCGATAAAGTAAAAGAGGGGCTCATGGTTCGTGCCGATTCGCGGAAAGTGCAGGATGGTGACGTTTTTGTCGCTATTTCCGGCCCTCTTTGCGATGGCGCTGATTTTGTGAAACAAGCCATTAAGAACGGAGCCGCATATATTGTTTGTGCCTCTCAGATCGACACAGAATCAGCTGAACTTATTCTTCACTCTGATCCCCGCAAAGCGCTGGTGGATCTCGCTAAAGCATATTTCAAGACCGACAGCAGCACAGTTAAAATTGTCGGGATTACCGGGACAAACGGTAAAACAACTACATCTTACCTCATCGAGCAGATGCTTACCTCAGCAGGTATGAAAGTGGGAGTTATCGGAACCGTCAGTTACCGCTGGCCCGGCTTCGAGATGGATGCACCTCTCACCACTCCCGGCTGTTGGCAGCTGCATGAAATGCTCGCGCAGATGAACGAAGCAAATGTCGACGTTATGGTGATGGAAGTGTCGTCACATGCCCTTGACCAGGAACGCGTCGCCGGGCTGAATTTTGATGCGGCTATTCTGACAAATGTCACTCAGGATCACCTTGATTATCATGGTGATATGGAATCATATTTTGAAGCGAAATCTCTGCTGTTCAGCCACTATCCTATGACTGACAAGCGTGGAATCATAAATTTTGATGACCCATACGGAAAAAGACTTCTGGAATCTTACTCTCCTTCCATCGGATTCGGGCTTGGATCTCCTGAAGAACTAAGCGGAAACAACCTTTGCGGTGAAATGATTTCATGCACCGGCAAAGGAATGGTTCTGAAAATGACTTTCGGTACTGATACATGGGAAATAGAAACCGACTTTATCGGTAAGCATAACGGCTCAAACCTGCTTGCAGCTCAAGCTGTGGGTCTGCATCTGGGCCTTACGCCTGAACAACTGAAAGCAACCTCTTTTCATGGAGTTCCCGGAAGGCTTGAAAGAGTAAGAAATGATCACGGGTTCGATATTTTTGTGGACTACGCTCATACTCCCGATGCTCTTAAAAATGTACTTTCCACTTTGAAAGATTTAAATTTCAAAAGAATCATCACTGTTTTCGGCTGCGGCGGCGACAGAGACAAAACAAAACGTCCTCTCATGGCAGAAGCTGCATGCAAATATTCGGATGTGGCAGTGCTGACATCAGATAACCCGAGAACAGAAGATCCCCTTGAGATAATCAAAGACGTCCGCCCCGGCATGAATGGTTGCCCTATGACTATAGAAGAACCGGACAGAGCTGTAGCGATTCGCAAAGCTGTAAAAGAAATGACCGCCGAAGATGTCCTGCTTATAGCCGGGAAAGGTCATGAAACATATCAGATCATAGGAACGGAAAAACGCGACTTCAGCGATGTGCAGGAAGTCACTCTGGCAATCAAGGAGATATACGGTTGA
- the ftsW gene encoding putative lipid II flippase FtsW: protein MNKKKTLSDKPERPDYWLLGAALLLACFGLMMVLSASGIMAERFFDDKYLFFRKQAIFLATGIFMMFICSKLPKSFFYNMVYVWLMVAFLLLFLCDFTPLSVSAGGAKRWIAMGPLRIQPLEFCKPALILYLAYFFSRKQDMIRSFSIGFLPPFAITGALCLLLMLQPDFGGAVFLAMILFFMSLVGGTRISYLFTSLLFAGGAGYLLITSSPYRLKRMTAFMDPFKSAQNEGYQLVQSLYAFGSGNIFGQGLGAGKQKLFFLPEAHNDFIMAVVGEELGFAGVTVVFLVIGFLLWRGFKIALAQDDLQDRFTAYGMTIMLALGFTLNLAVVMGAVPPKGVPMPFVSYGGSSMLISCVCIGILLNLSRGKV, encoded by the coding sequence TTGAATAAAAAGAAGACACTTTCCGACAAACCGGAACGCCCGGACTATTGGCTCTTAGGTGCCGCATTATTGCTGGCATGCTTCGGGCTTATGATGGTTCTGTCTGCCAGCGGCATTATGGCGGAACGGTTTTTCGATGATAAATACCTGTTTTTCAGAAAACAGGCTATCTTCCTTGCGACTGGCATCTTTATGATGTTCATATGCTCAAAACTGCCTAAGTCCTTTTTTTACAATATGGTTTATGTATGGCTTATGGTGGCGTTCCTGCTGTTGTTTCTATGCGATTTCACACCTCTTTCTGTCTCAGCCGGAGGAGCCAAACGGTGGATTGCAATGGGACCGCTAAGAATACAGCCACTTGAGTTCTGTAAACCAGCACTAATACTGTATCTGGCCTACTTTTTCTCGCGCAAGCAGGACATGATCAGATCGTTCAGCATAGGCTTCCTGCCGCCTTTCGCCATTACCGGTGCATTGTGCCTGCTGCTTATGCTTCAGCCTGATTTCGGTGGAGCAGTCTTCCTTGCCATGATCCTGTTTTTCATGAGTCTGGTTGGCGGAACCCGCATATCATATCTGTTTACCTCACTCCTTTTCGCAGGCGGCGCAGGATATCTGTTAATCACTAGTTCGCCTTACAGACTAAAGCGTATGACAGCTTTCATGGACCCCTTTAAAAGCGCTCAAAACGAAGGTTATCAGCTAGTTCAGTCGCTATATGCTTTCGGTTCAGGAAACATTTTCGGACAAGGTCTTGGCGCCGGTAAACAAAAATTATTCTTCCTACCGGAAGCACACAATGACTTCATCATGGCTGTAGTCGGCGAAGAACTCGGTTTTGCGGGAGTTACAGTCGTATTTCTTGTTATCGGATTCCTGCTTTGGCGCGGCTTTAAAATAGCTCTGGCGCAGGATGATCTTCAAGACAGATTCACAGCTTACGGAATGACAATCATGCTTGCACTCGGATTTACTCTGAATCTGGCTGTTGTCATGGGTGCTGTACCTCCGAAAGGAGTCCCGATGCCTTTCGTAAGTTACGGTGGTTCCAGCATGCTGATATCATGTGTTTGCATAGGCATTCTCCTCAACCTTTCGAGGGGGAAAGTCTGA
- the murC gene encoding UDP-N-acetylmuramate--L-alanine ligase: protein MRSRVSTIHMIGIGGSGMSGIAEVLINMGFTITGSDLAAGDPVKRLLKMGAQVFIGHGAENVTDADVVVKSTAIADDNPELIKARELGIPIIPRAEMLAELMRLRSGIAVAGTHGKTTTTSLLATIFTEAGLDPTVIIGGKLNTFGSNARLGDGQFLIAEADESDGSFLCLSPIITVVTNVDMDHMDFYPDQEAIDTSFRTFMNAIPFYGMNVVCGDDPGVMRLLPSIKRPYITYGLGKQNRLRAEILSCEVRSLFKVFLDDELLGEVSLAQPGKHNVLNALGAIGVSLEAGLNKKAILQGLSNFMGVGRRFERKGECKGVLVVDDYGHHPAEIRATIETAKACYPTRRLVIAFQPHRFTRTQALFGDFCKTFELADELLLTEIYPASESPIPGVNGMSLAQGIRQVSSTKVRFYPDFEMMENELPNILKPGDIFITQGAGSIYRIGENFLKYLKNESENDSASETAETVIPL, encoded by the coding sequence ATGCGCAGCAGAGTAAGTACCATTCATATGATAGGTATCGGCGGCTCAGGCATGAGCGGAATAGCCGAAGTTCTGATCAATATGGGCTTTACCATTACAGGCTCTGACCTTGCGGCAGGAGATCCGGTTAAAAGACTTCTCAAAATGGGCGCACAGGTTTTCATCGGACACGGCGCTGAGAACGTAACTGACGCGGATGTTGTGGTGAAATCCACTGCAATTGCAGATGATAATCCGGAACTGATCAAAGCTCGCGAATTGGGTATTCCCATCATTCCAAGAGCGGAAATGCTTGCTGAACTCATGAGACTGCGCTCCGGTATAGCCGTTGCCGGAACACATGGCAAAACAACGACAACTTCATTGCTTGCAACAATTTTTACTGAAGCAGGACTTGATCCTACTGTAATTATCGGCGGCAAATTAAATACATTCGGCAGCAACGCCCGCCTCGGCGATGGACAGTTTCTCATCGCGGAAGCAGACGAATCAGACGGTTCATTCCTCTGCCTGTCACCGATCATCACAGTTGTAACCAACGTTGATATGGATCACATGGATTTCTATCCTGATCAGGAAGCCATAGACACATCATTCAGAACTTTTATGAATGCCATTCCTTTCTATGGAATGAACGTTGTCTGCGGAGACGATCCCGGGGTAATGAGACTTCTGCCTTCCATCAAACGTCCGTATATCACATACGGTCTGGGCAAGCAGAACAGACTCAGAGCGGAAATTCTTTCTTGCGAAGTTCGTAGTCTTTTTAAAGTTTTTCTTGATGATGAACTTCTCGGTGAAGTTTCACTTGCCCAGCCCGGAAAACACAATGTGCTGAATGCTCTTGGAGCAATCGGCGTGTCTCTTGAAGCCGGACTCAATAAAAAAGCAATTCTTCAAGGCCTCTCAAACTTCATGGGAGTCGGGCGCAGATTTGAAAGAAAAGGTGAATGTAAAGGTGTTCTGGTTGTGGATGACTACGGACATCACCCCGCAGAAATCAGAGCGACCATTGAAACAGCAAAAGCCTGCTATCCTACAAGACGACTGGTCATAGCTTTTCAGCCGCACAGATTTACGCGTACACAGGCACTTTTCGGAGACTTCTGCAAGACTTTCGAACTGGCTGATGAGCTTCTGCTAACTGAAATTTATCCGGCGTCTGAATCACCAATTCCCGGCGTTAACGGGATGTCACTGGCTCAGGGAATCAGACAGGTGAGTTCAACTAAAGTACGTTTTTATCCAGACTTTGAAATGATGGAAAATGAACTCCCGAACATTTTGAAACCCGGTGATATTTTCATAACCCAAGGTGCAGGATCTATTTATCGTATCGGTGAAAACTTTTTGAAATATCTGAAAAATGAATCTGAAAATGATTCAGCATCCGAAACTGCTGAAACAGTTATTCCGCTTTAA
- a CDS encoding cell division protein FtsQ/DivIB, whose product MSVARLNKSRLNLNNTDRKTRARNVNKMRREPSRPLSDVLTTLFRKTCISSVCLLMLAIVGLGCLAGYRWLTAHPYFALQDIKVTGNHRLSYGEILGISEVGLNKNSLAVNIGDVEGRLSQNHWIKSAAVKRELPGNLSIHVREKTPQFMVRQSDKLFYCDSSGELIAPVAPGKFTSLPFLNIESDAMRKAEILPEFMAVLSRRELPFDPGQIAWINIKGGDRMEIFMDNLGLTIRLGLDNWQEHLSDLNIVWHDLKNRGEFRNVATISAGNGRVWVEKRTSGQVASQ is encoded by the coding sequence ATGAGCGTTGCAAGATTAAACAAAAGCCGTCTGAACCTGAATAACACCGACAGGAAAACACGTGCCCGCAATGTCAACAAGATGCGTAGAGAGCCGTCTCGTCCGCTTTCAGATGTTTTAACAACTCTGTTTCGCAAGACGTGCATATCTTCCGTCTGCCTGCTGATGCTGGCAATAGTAGGACTCGGCTGCCTTGCAGGATATCGCTGGCTTACAGCACATCCTTACTTTGCATTGCAGGATATCAAGGTCACTGGAAACCATCGACTGTCTTATGGGGAAATTCTTGGAATTTCTGAGGTTGGACTGAATAAAAACAGCCTTGCTGTTAATATAGGAGACGTTGAAGGCAGACTGAGCCAGAACCATTGGATTAAGTCCGCAGCGGTAAAACGCGAACTCCCGGGCAATCTGTCTATCCATGTAAGGGAAAAAACTCCTCAGTTCATGGTGAGACAAAGCGACAAACTTTTCTATTGTGACAGTTCAGGAGAACTGATTGCACCGGTTGCACCGGGCAAGTTCACCTCTCTGCCATTTTTAAATATTGAATCAGATGCCATGAGAAAAGCTGAAATACTTCCAGAATTTATGGCAGTTTTAAGCAGAAGAGAGCTTCCTTTTGATCCGGGCCAAATCGCATGGATCAACATCAAAGGCGGCGACAGAATGGAAATTTTCATGGATAACCTCGGCCTGACAATTAGGCTGGGGCTGGACAACTGGCAAGAACATCTTTCGGACCTGAACATCGTCTGGCATGACCTTAAAAACCGGGGAGAGTTCAGGAACGTTGCGACGATATCAGCTGGAAATGGTAGGGTCTGGGTTGAAAAACGGACTTCCGGCCAAGTAGCGTCGCAATGA
- the murG gene encoding undecaprenyldiphospho-muramoylpentapeptide beta-N-acetylglucosaminyltransferase, whose translation MKRIIITTGGTGGHVFPALAVAAKIQEKHPHCEILFLGGKGPEKDMVRHAGIEFIGLPAKGVLGGGFKRIFGSFWIFKAFVLSIKELVSFKPEAVIGFGGYAGFCPVLAAWMLGIPTAIHEQNSIPGITNRILGKISKAVFTSFEDENEAFPAEKVDVVGNPVRKEIIDFGSQAKEKNVLIFGGSQGATAINNAVIEALPILKDADINLRHQTGKEDFERVKTEYKKAAVNSMTVSPFIHDMSAAYSDAQLVVCRAGASTVFEIAAAGKPAIFIPFPQATHDHQTANADSLEKLGAAKVIPQNKLTGKVLAHEILNLILDQDALQEMAKQALKFARPEAAAAIVDGLEIIIRMKKVRGLA comes from the coding sequence ATGAAACGCATCATCATCACAACAGGAGGCACCGGTGGACACGTTTTTCCAGCCTTGGCAGTTGCTGCTAAAATTCAGGAAAAACACCCACACTGTGAAATCCTTTTCCTCGGCGGCAAAGGGCCGGAAAAAGACATGGTAAGACATGCAGGAATCGAATTTATAGGTCTTCCGGCAAAGGGAGTCCTAGGCGGCGGATTTAAAAGAATTTTCGGTTCGTTTTGGATATTTAAAGCTTTTGTTCTTTCAATAAAAGAACTTGTAAGTTTTAAACCGGAAGCAGTCATAGGTTTCGGTGGATATGCCGGATTCTGTCCAGTGCTCGCAGCATGGATGCTCGGAATTCCTACTGCGATACATGAACAGAACAGCATTCCGGGAATTACAAACAGGATACTCGGTAAAATTTCAAAGGCAGTCTTCACCTCTTTTGAAGATGAAAACGAAGCTTTCCCGGCAGAAAAGGTTGATGTTGTCGGGAATCCTGTTCGTAAAGAAATAATTGATTTCGGCAGTCAGGCAAAAGAGAAGAATGTACTTATTTTTGGCGGAAGTCAGGGTGCGACCGCAATCAACAATGCAGTTATCGAAGCACTGCCCATACTCAAAGATGCAGATATCAATCTGCGGCACCAGACAGGGAAAGAAGATTTTGAACGGGTGAAAACTGAATATAAAAAGGCAGCTGTAAATTCCATGACAGTGTCTCCGTTCATTCATGATATGTCTGCCGCATATTCAGACGCTCAGCTTGTGGTTTGTCGCGCGGGAGCCTCAACAGTTTTTGAAATTGCGGCAGCAGGAAAACCGGCCATTTTTATTCCGTTTCCACAGGCCACGCATGACCACCAGACCGCCAATGCCGATTCTCTGGAAAAACTCGGCGCGGCCAAAGTCATTCCACAGAATAAACTGACCGGGAAAGTGCTGGCCCATGAAATATTAAACTTAATTTTAGACCAGGACGCACTTCAAGAGATGGCCAAGCAGGCCCTAAAATTTGCGCGCCCGGAAGCAGCCGCCGCAATAGTGGACGGCCTCGAAATAATTATTCGCATGAAAAAGGTGAGAGGTTTAGCATGA
- the mraY gene encoding phospho-N-acetylmuramoyl-pentapeptide-transferase, with amino-acid sequence MIYHFLVPLSAQISALNVFRYITFRSIYALLTALIITIVLGPAMMRWLQRIKCGQYIQEDGPQHQCKAGTPTMGGLLLGFGVLISTLLWADLSNVYVWLTMFVFVGFGAVGFVDDYIKVVRKQNKGLSAVAKLGGQLIVAGIAVALLIMQPAYSTELSVPFFKNISPDLGWFYLPFALLVLIGSSNGVNLTDGLDGLAIGPSIVGASCFAFFIYVAGHVGIASYLNVTHVPGVGEVTVFCGALVGAGLGFLWYNAYPAQIFMGDVGSLSIGGVLGFIAVLAKQELLLTIVGGVFVFETLSVILQVGYFKFSGGKRIFRMAPLHHHFEHKGVPESKIVIRFWILSVLMALMALSTLKLR; translated from the coding sequence ATGATTTATCATTTTCTTGTCCCCCTGAGCGCACAAATCAGTGCTTTGAATGTTTTCAGATATATCACATTCAGATCAATCTACGCTCTGCTGACTGCTCTGATAATTACTATCGTTCTCGGCCCTGCCATGATGCGCTGGCTGCAAAGAATCAAGTGCGGTCAATACATTCAGGAAGACGGCCCTCAGCATCAATGCAAAGCTGGAACCCCTACCATGGGCGGATTGCTTTTAGGATTCGGAGTATTAATTTCCACCCTTCTCTGGGCGGATCTTTCAAACGTATATGTATGGCTGACAATGTTCGTGTTTGTGGGATTCGGAGCTGTCGGTTTTGTCGATGACTACATCAAAGTGGTCAGAAAACAGAATAAAGGGCTATCAGCCGTTGCGAAACTCGGCGGACAGTTGATCGTCGCCGGAATCGCAGTTGCGCTTCTTATTATGCAACCCGCTTATTCCACAGAACTTTCAGTCCCGTTCTTTAAAAACATAAGCCCTGATCTAGGCTGGTTCTATCTGCCGTTTGCACTGCTGGTTCTCATTGGTTCATCCAACGGAGTAAATCTTACAGACGGGCTGGACGGACTGGCTATCGGCCCTTCTATCGTCGGAGCTAGCTGTTTTGCATTTTTTATTTATGTTGCGGGACATGTCGGAATAGCTAGTTACCTGAACGTCACCCACGTTCCCGGAGTGGGAGAAGTAACCGTTTTTTGCGGAGCTTTGGTAGGAGCAGGACTGGGATTCCTCTGGTACAACGCCTATCCTGCTCAAATTTTCATGGGTGATGTGGGATCACTCAGTATCGGCGGAGTTTTAGGTTTTATCGCGGTTCTAGCCAAACAGGAACTTCTGTTGACCATCGTAGGCGGAGTCTTTGTTTTCGAAACTCTCTCCGTAATTCTTCAGGTTGGATATTTTAAATTCAGCGGCGGCAAACGGATTTTCCGCATGGCCCCGCTTCATCATCATTTTGAACACAAAGGCGTTCCTGAATCAAAGATAGTCATAAGATTCTGGATACTTTCAGTTTTAATGGCCTTAATGGCTTTAAGCACCCTGAAACTCAGGTAA
- the murD gene encoding UDP-N-acetylmuramoyl-L-alanine--D-glutamate ligase, translating into MDSEFVKQVTKTRMFTNRLAVVAGAGRSGLAAARLLHALGATVRIVDENKNITEDILSGLGADAQLMIGPACPEQFKGADVIVVSPGVPVRKIKPMLGDMPERKIISELELASWFADEPMIAITGTNGKTTTTALITHILEHSGRKAFAGANYGTPLSEYILAKGQCDVLVLEVSSFQLQNCHLFRPDVAILLNISANHLDYHLDMDEYVSAKLKIFERQAPDALAILPASMRNELTPAEFTKASVKWFDGINVKEQPNLPGKHNRSNIEAAWLALEKMGLTKEEIQAGIDSFKGKRHRIENLGSVNGVTFINDSKGTNLDAVVAALGSFDGPIRLLLGGVFKGGKVADLIPAMKGKVTEVALFGAGREHFESPLKNDFKISWHDNLEKAVKTLFANSTAGDTILLSPATASFDAYTGYDARGDDFKRIMEELS; encoded by the coding sequence ATGGATAGCGAATTCGTCAAACAGGTCACTAAGACCCGCATGTTTACTAACCGACTGGCCGTTGTTGCCGGAGCCGGACGCTCAGGGCTTGCCGCCGCAAGGTTGCTTCACGCCCTTGGTGCCACAGTGCGTATTGTTGATGAAAACAAAAATATTACTGAAGATATTCTGAGCGGCCTCGGTGCGGATGCACAGCTTATGATCGGCCCGGCTTGTCCTGAACAGTTTAAAGGAGCCGACGTTATAGTCGTCAGCCCCGGTGTTCCTGTCCGGAAAATCAAACCGATGCTTGGCGACATGCCGGAAAGAAAAATCATTTCCGAGCTGGAACTGGCTTCATGGTTTGCAGACGAGCCGATGATTGCCATCACCGGAACGAACGGAAAAACAACGACCACTGCACTCATAACGCACATACTTGAACACTCGGGTAGAAAAGCATTTGCGGGAGCCAACTACGGAACGCCCCTCTCCGAATACATTCTGGCTAAAGGGCAGTGTGATGTTCTTGTTCTTGAAGTTTCAAGCTTTCAATTACAAAACTGCCACCTTTTCAGACCTGATGTTGCGATTCTTCTTAACATTTCAGCTAATCATCTGGATTACCATCTGGATATGGATGAATACGTTTCAGCTAAGCTTAAAATCTTCGAACGGCAGGCTCCGGATGCACTGGCAATACTTCCGGCTTCAATGCGCAATGAACTAACTCCGGCTGAATTCACAAAAGCTTCAGTCAAATGGTTTGATGGGATAAATGTTAAAGAACAACCGAATCTTCCCGGAAAACATAACCGCTCTAACATAGAAGCGGCATGGCTTGCCCTTGAAAAAATGGGCCTTACCAAAGAAGAAATTCAAGCGGGTATTGATTCATTCAAAGGAAAACGCCACCGCATTGAAAATCTAGGTTCTGTAAACGGAGTAACTTTTATCAACGACTCAAAAGGTACAAACCTTGATGCGGTCGTTGCTGCACTCGGCAGCTTTGACGGTCCTATAAGACTCTTGCTCGGCGGAGTTTTTAAAGGCGGAAAAGTTGCTGATCTGATTCCTGCTATGAAAGGAAAGGTTACAGAAGTAGCGCTGTTCGGAGCTGGACGGGAACATTTTGAATCCCCTTTGAAGAACGATTTTAAAATTTCGTGGCACGATAATCTCGAAAAGGCAGTTAAAACTCTTTTCGCGAACTCGACCGCAGGAGATACAATCCTGCTTTCACCTGCCACTGCAAGCTTTGACGCATACACAGGATATGATGCCAGAGGCGATGATTTCAAAAGGATCATGGAGGAACTGTCTTGA
- the murF gene encoding UDP-N-acetylmuramoyl-tripeptide--D-alanyl-D-alanine ligase → MKLTLCELEKQLRGGSEIPCAGDTEITAVRIDSRLVRKGDIFFCVDGANYDGHNFAAAALKAGAVAVVTSQHMPDLDGKPVIMVRNTVAALGKLAAYWRTRSKAKMIAVTGSAGKTTVKEMLAHVIAGKHSVHKNFMNLNNQIGLPMSMLEATGDEDFWVMELGISLLGDMAELGPVAMPDMAIIHNIGPAHLEGLGSMENVAASKASLFKYLQPDGKGLCCKDHTLLWNAASELTEPISFSSQDKSAFYYSELIETLPDGTGRFLIKAGNETAETILPTCGSHFAENAAAVTCAASLLGFNLQEIADRLNTVQLPKQRFHCHALGKWTLIDDSYNANPLSMNKAIDTAKQIAKERPLVLVLGDMLELGGDAVEAHRELGKKIAAIKPDVTFYYGKHYDDVASSTNGSTFVPVNKPSEFLNGIHELGLNDAVVLFKGSRSCRMENYFHALNNEVTGETGGNKA, encoded by the coding sequence TTGAAACTAACCTTATGTGAACTTGAAAAACAGCTCAGAGGGGGAAGTGAAATCCCCTGCGCAGGAGACACCGAAATCACAGCCGTGCGTATAGACAGCAGGCTCGTGAGAAAAGGTGATATTTTCTTCTGTGTAGACGGTGCAAATTACGACGGCCACAATTTTGCGGCAGCCGCTCTTAAGGCTGGAGCTGTTGCAGTTGTTACATCACAGCATATGCCGGACCTTGATGGTAAACCGGTTATTATGGTGAGAAACACAGTAGCGGCTCTCGGTAAACTTGCTGCATATTGGCGCACTCGCTCAAAAGCGAAAATGATCGCAGTGACAGGTTCAGCCGGAAAAACCACCGTTAAAGAAATGCTGGCTCATGTCATTGCCGGAAAGCACTCTGTTCACAAAAATTTCATGAACCTGAACAACCAGATAGGACTACCCATGTCCATGCTGGAAGCTACAGGTGACGAAGATTTCTGGGTAATGGAACTTGGAATAAGTCTTCTGGGAGATATGGCGGAACTCGGACCCGTGGCAATGCCGGACATGGCAATTATCCACAACATAGGTCCCGCACACCTTGAAGGTTTAGGCTCAATGGAAAACGTTGCAGCTTCAAAAGCATCACTTTTCAAATATCTGCAACCGGATGGAAAAGGACTGTGCTGTAAAGATCATACACTGCTCTGGAACGCAGCATCAGAGCTGACCGAACCGATTTCTTTTTCTTCTCAGGATAAAAGCGCATTTTATTATAGCGAACTGATTGAAACCCTGCCGGACGGCACTGGACGTTTCCTTATTAAAGCCGGAAATGAAACGGCTGAGACAATTTTGCCGACCTGCGGTTCTCATTTCGCTGAAAACGCTGCCGCTGTAACCTGTGCGGCTTCACTGCTCGGGTTCAATCTGCAGGAAATTGCTGACAGATTAAATACTGTACAATTACCGAAACAAAGATTTCACTGCCATGCTCTAGGAAAGTGGACGCTCATAGACGATTCATACAATGCGAATCCGCTTTCCATGAACAAGGCAATAGACACAGCAAAACAGATTGCTAAAGAAAGACCTCTGGTTTTGGTACTCGGAGATATGCTCGAACTTGGCGGTGATGCTGTGGAGGCTCATCGCGAACTAGGCAAAAAAATCGCTGCGATCAAACCGGATGTAACTTTCTATTATGGTAAACATTACGATGATGTTGCTTCAAGTACAAACGGCTCAACTTTTGTTCCGGTGAACAAGCCATCGGAATTTTTGAACGGAATACATGAGCTTGGATTGAATGATGCGGTGGTTCTTTTTAAAGGGTCAAGATCCTGCCGCATGGAAAATTACTTCCACGCACTTAATAACGAGGTCACTGGGGAGACCGGAGGAAACAAAGCATGA
- the murB gene encoding UDP-N-acetylmuramate dehydrogenase: MTLELLHEPKMADLTSLGIGGTARALAKVRDEAGLDELAFFHEKEAAGLIAIGEGSNMLAADGKLNIAFVHMALAKKNEPEISGLTVRVSADTRLPGLLAFLIRNGLSGMEGLAGIPGSVGGSIAMNAGSYGTDMAASVTRVRLWTPSKGLFWKNADEMNFGYRHFSPETGEFTFIWEAEFLLNRSFEAVVKSKVQEVFSKKKSSQPVLEKTAGCVFKNPEGYSAGKLLDDAGFKGKTLGGMAFSEMHANFLVNKGQGTGAEALELLDMATEAVNNKFGITLETEVIVLQ; encoded by the coding sequence ATGACACTTGAATTGCTTCATGAACCGAAAATGGCAGACCTTACCTCTTTAGGTATAGGCGGGACTGCCAGAGCGCTCGCAAAAGTGCGCGACGAAGCGGGTCTGGACGAGCTGGCTTTCTTTCACGAGAAAGAGGCAGCCGGACTTATCGCTATCGGGGAAGGAAGCAATATGCTCGCAGCTGATGGAAAGCTGAATATTGCATTTGTGCACATGGCCCTTGCAAAAAAAAACGAGCCTGAAATCTCCGGTCTGACAGTCAGAGTCTCTGCCGACACAAGACTGCCCGGGTTGCTCGCATTTCTAATTCGCAACGGCCTCAGCGGCATGGAAGGATTGGCAGGAATTCCCGGTTCTGTAGGCGGTAGCATCGCCATGAATGCCGGTTCGTACGGAACAGATATGGCTGCTTCAGTCACGAGAGTACGACTCTGGACTCCAAGCAAAGGGCTGTTCTGGAAAAACGCAGATGAAATGAACTTTGGATACAGACACTTTTCTCCCGAAACAGGTGAATTCACCTTTATATGGGAAGCAGAATTTTTACTGAACCGCTCCTTTGAAGCTGTAGTTAAGAGCAAAGTTCAGGAAGTTTTCAGTAAAAAGAAAAGCTCACAGCCTGTGCTTGAAAAAACAGCAGGCTGCGTTTTCAAAAACCCGGAAGGCTACAGCGCTGGAAAACTTCTGGATGATGCTGGATTCAAAGGCAAGACTTTAGGGGGCATGGCTTTTTCTGAAATGCACGCAAATTTTCTGGTGAATAAAGGACAGGGGACAGGGGCCGAGGCCTTAGAGCTTTTGGACATGGCCACCGAAGCTGTTAATAATAAATTCGGTATAACTCTTGAGACGGAGGTCATAGTACTACAATGA